The following coding sequences lie in one Arachis ipaensis cultivar K30076 chromosome B03, Araip1.1, whole genome shotgun sequence genomic window:
- the LOC107629673 gene encoding ubiquitin-like modifier-activating enzyme atg7, producing the protein MSRKEGALLQFAPMQSSVDEGFWHRFSSLKLNKLGIDDSPLPIIGFYAPCSHSQVSNHLTLLAESLPSESSDSSLVPEPSSGNRNKCSVPGILYNTNTVEGFHALDKMKLLKEEAAKIWNDIVTGKAVEDCSMLSRFLLISFADLKKWSFHYWFAFPALMLDPPAALVNLRPASQWLSAAEAESLSTACNEWRNSKSTADVPFFLVTIDPQSRATVRLLKDWDACQSDAHKILFGFYDPCHLPNNPGWPLRNFLALISAKWNLKSVQFLCYRENRGFADMGLSLVGEALITVSEGWKNTMPNAVGWELNKGRKVPRCISLAQSMDPTRLAVSAADLNLKLMRWRALPSLNLSALSSVKCLLLGAGTLGCQVARMLMAWGVRKITLVDNGKVAMSNPLRQSLYTLDDCLNGGSFKATAAVESLKRIFPAVEAEGVVMAIPMPGHPVNSQEQESVLDDCRRLSDLIDAHDSVFLLTDTRESRWLPTLLCANTNKITITAALGFDSFLVMRHGAGPFSHAHGFNAETAISSSADVHKIKDAKGKHRLGCYFCNDVVAPTDSTSNRTLDQQCTVTRPGLAPIASALAVELLVSILHHPEGIFAEGDISNNVIGTSEQPLGILPHQIRGSLAQFSQMTLVGYSSPSCTACCDTVLSEYRNKGMEFILQAINHPTYLEDLTGLTELMKSASAFSLDWDKDDDGGGGGDEDCVEI; encoded by the exons ATGTCGAGAAAGGAAGGAGCTTTGCTTCAATTCGCTCCGATGCAGAGTTCCGTCGATGAAGGCTTCTGGCACAGATTCTCTTCCTTGAAGCTCAACAAGCTCGGCATTGATGATTCTCCATTACCTATCATTG GTTTCTATGCACCTTGCTCACATTCTCAAGTGTCAAATCATTTAACTCTGCTAGCTGAGTCTTTGCCTTCTGAATCAAGTGATTCTTCATTGGTACCAGAACCAAGCTCTGGTAACAGGAACAAGTGTTCTGTACCTGGGATTCTTTACAATACTAATACTGTGGAAGGTTTTCATGCACTTGATAAGATGAAACTCTTGAAGGAAGAGGCAGCAAAG ATATGGAATGACATAGTAACTGGAAAAGCTGTGGAGGACTGTTCAATGCTTTCAAGattccttcttatttcttttgcaGACCTCAAAAAATGGAGCTTTCACTATTGGTTTGCTTTCCCAGCTCTGATGCTTGATCCTCCTGCAGCCTTGGTTAACCTAAGGCCAGCTTCTCAGTGGTTGAGCGCAGCCGAG GCAGAATCCCTCTCAACTGCCTGTAATGAGTGGCGCAACTCAAAATCAACGGCAG ATGTGCCATTCTTTTTAGTCACTATAGATCCTCAATCGCGTGCTACTGTTAGGCTCTTGAAAGACTGGGATGCTTGTCAGAGCGATGCTCACAAG ATCCTCTTTGGATTTTATGACCCATGTCATCTTCCAAATAATCCTGGCTGGCCTCTACGCAACTTCTTAGCACTTATCTCTGCAAAGTGGAATCTCAAGTCTGTTCAATTTTTATGCTACAGAGAGAATCGTGGTTTTGCCGATATGGGATTATCCCTTGTTGGTGAAGCATTGATAACTGTTTCAGAAG GGTGGAAGAACACCATGCCGAATGCAGTTGGATGGGAACTCAATAAGGGGAGAAAAGTACCTAGGTGTATTAGCCTTGCACAGTCCATGGATCCAACAAG GTTGGCCGTATCTGCTGCAGATTTGAATTTAAAGCTTATGAGGTGGCGTGCGCTGCCTTCTCTAAACTTGAGTGCCTTATCTTCTGTCAAGTGTCTTCTCCTTGGAGCAGGAACTCTAGGATGCCAGGTTGCACGCATGCTTATG GCATGGGGAGTCAGGAAAATTACTCTAGTAGACAATGGCAAGGTGGCCATGTCTAACCCGTTGAGGCAGTCTCTATATACTTTAGATGACTGTCTTAACGGTGGTAGTTTCAAAGCAACAGCAGCCGTTGAAAGCCTCAAACGGATATTTCCTGCGGTG GAAGCAGAAGGTGTTGTTATGGCTATACCGATGCCTGGACATCCAGTAAATAGCCAAGAACAGGAGAGTGTGCTCGATGATTGTAGGCGCTTGTCCGATTTGATCGATGCTCATGATTCAGTTTTCTTATTGACAGATACCAGGGAAAGTCGATGGCTGCCAACTCTTCTCTGTGCCAATACTAACAAG ATTACCATTACCGCGGCACTAGGGTTTGATAGTTTCTTGGTTATGCGGCATGGAGCTGGTCCTTTTAGTCATGCCCATGGCTTCAATGCTGAAACTGCTATTTCTTCATCTGCTGATGTGCACAAAATAAAAGATGCAAAGGGAAAGCATAGACTGGGCTGTTATTTTTGCAATGATGTTGTAGCGCCGACTGAT TCAACCTCCAACCGCACCTTGGACCAGCAATGTACGGTGACCCGACCGGGACTGGCTCCAATTGCTTCGGCCCTTGCAGTTGAACTTTTAGTATCAATTTTGCATCATCCTGAAGG GATATTTGCAGAAGGTGATATTAGCAACAATGTCATTGGAACTAGTGAGCAACCTCTTGGTATTTTACCTCATCAGATTCGTGGTTCGCTTGCTCAATTTTCTCAAATGACCCTTGTAGGTTACTCGTCTCCTAGCTGCACAGCCTGTTGCGATACG GTTTTATCGGAATATCGAAACAAAGGGATGGAGTTCATACTACAAGCAATTAATCATCCTACATACCTAGAGGATCTCACTGGACTAACAGAGTTGATGAAATCTGCCTCGGCGTTCTCATTGGATTGGGACAaagatgatgatggtggtggtggtggtgatgaggaCTGTGTTGAAATCTAA
- the LOC110269375 gene encoding putative amidase C869.01: protein MAKAFFFFFSLLLLQTLLIMIIATSHVDAMFQLKEATIDEIQSAFARNEITSKQLVKLYKDEIFKRNPILSGVSDLNPDAEFEAEKADEERAAGKKGTKLSGIPMLVKDNIVYKKNQMSTTAGSYALVGSVVAEDAFVVKKLREAGAIIIGKATLKEWAGFRSYNMPGGWSAYGGQGKNPYNLSNEVCGSSSGSAISMAANFATVSLGTETDGSIICPSSYNSVVGIKPTVNLTSRSGVVPISRRQDSVG from the exons ATGGCAAaggctttcttcttcttcttctcattgcTGCTTCTTCAAACACTACTCATCATGATCATTGCAACAAGCCATGTTGATGCAATGTTTCAACTAAAAGAAGCAACCATCGACGAAATCCAAAGCGCTTTTGCGCGAAACGAAATCACGTCAAAGCAACTAGTTAAGTTGTATAAAGATGAGATCTTTAAAAGAAATCCTATCCTCAGTGGCGTCTCGGATCTAAATCCGGACGCAGAATTTGAGGCTGAGAAAGCCGACGAAGAGCGGGCGGCCGGAAAAAAAGGGACAAAGTTGAGTGGAATACCGATGTTAGTAAAAGACAACATTGTATACAAAAAAAACCAAATGAGTACGACGGCCGGTTCGTATGCGCTTGTTGGGTCGGTGGTGGCAGAGGACGCTTTTGTGGTGAAGAAGTTGAGGGAGGCTGGGGCCATCATTATTGGCAAAGCCACCTTGAAGGAATGGGCTGGCTTTAGGTCTTACAATATGCCTGGTGGTTGGTCTGCCTATGGTGGCCAAGGCAAG AACCCTTATAACCTAAGCAATGAAGTGTGTGGATCAAGCAGTGGATCAGCAATATCAATGGCAGCAAACTTTGCAACGGTGTCATTAGGGACTGAAACCGACGGCTCAATAATTTGTCCTTCATCATACAACTCAGTCGTTGGAATCAAACCCACCGTTAACCTCACTAGCAGATCCGGCGTGGTCCCTATTTCTCGAAGACAAGATTCCGTTGGGTAG
- the LOC107632211 gene encoding uncharacterized protein LOC107632211 encodes MSLDQGATLVDDIVIEKTEEIYENAMIALLAELKRDLNSYLENLVSSPVRSLADLISFNYKHYVLEKIVEYPQDMFLDANKNDGMSREVQEAISNLERLSENGFEKMMKEKKLDALIYVGQKLVPFLAVGGHPAITVPGGYNNENMALGVSFGGLKYSEPTLIEIAYSFEQATKKRRPPPDDLIILQVPQSRRSRAPQFNKY; translated from the exons ATGTCTTT GGATCAAGGAGCGACACTTGTGGATGACATAGTAATTGAGAAGACTGAAGAAATTTATGAGAATGCAATGATAGCATTGTTAGCTGAGCTCAAGAGAGACTTGAATTCTTATCTGGAAAATCTCGTGTCTTCACCTGTGCGATCCTTGGCAGATCTCATCAGCTTCAACTATAAACACTACGTTCTT GAGAAAATCGTTGAATATCCACAAGACATGTTTCTAGATGCAAACAAGAACGATGGAATGAGCAGAGAAGTTCAAGAAGCAATATCAAATCTAGAAAGACTTTCCGAAAATGGGTTTGAGAAGATGATGAAGGAGAAGAAGCTTGATGCATTAATATATGTGGGACAAAAATTGGTTCCATTTTTAGCAGTTGGTGGTCACCCAGCAATAACAGTGCCGGGTGGATACAACAATGAGAACATGGCATTGGGTGTTTCCTTTGGAGGATTAAAGTATTCAGAACCAACTCTTATTGAAATTGCTTATTCTTTTGAACAAGCTACCAAGAAACGTAGGCCTCCTCCTGATGATTTAATCATACTGCAAGTACCACAAAGCAGGAGAAGCCGGGCACCtcaatttaataaatattaa